A portion of the Halobacillus ihumii genome contains these proteins:
- a CDS encoding DsrE/DsrF/DrsH-like family protein, with protein MANTKVAIIAANGSLFDAYKVFNVATAAAASDAEVGIFFTFEGLNLIHKEGHKNLPLPEGKEHFQEGFEKANVPSIEELVGIAQEMNIKLIACQMTMDVMSLEKGDFVEGIEVGGAASFIDYAKDANMSLTF; from the coding sequence ATGGCAAATACGAAAGTCGCAATTATAGCAGCTAATGGAAGTCTCTTTGATGCGTATAAGGTATTTAATGTAGCTACAGCTGCTGCAGCATCCGATGCAGAAGTAGGAATATTCTTTACGTTTGAAGGGTTAAACCTCATTCATAAAGAAGGGCACAAAAATTTGCCCTTGCCAGAAGGGAAGGAACACTTTCAAGAAGGGTTTGAAAAAGCAAACGTTCCCTCTATAGAAGAGTTAGTCGGGATCGCTCAAGAAATGAATATTAAATTAATTGCTTGTCAAATGACCATGGATGTTATGAGTTTAGAAAAAGGTGATTTTGTTGAAGGAATTGAAGTAGGCGGAGCTGCTTCATTCATTGATTATGCGAAAGACGCTAATATGTCATTAACATTTTAG
- a CDS encoding MBL fold metallo-hydrolase, whose amino-acid sequence MTVKTITTGELAKKVVNHEETLILDVRNTDEFDDWKIEGGQVKVINEPYFNLLDGIESVEGDLQKDQEVIVVCAKGGSSQMVGELLEEAGYSDVYSLEGGMKAWSEHLEPTKVADLNGGGSLYQFVRLGKGCLSYFIESDGEAAVIDANRMTDIYETFAKEKGVNIKHLIDTHLHADHISGGRQLAENVKGTYYLPPKDATDVTFDHTALQEGRDIVVGNTTVKVQPVYSPGHTLGSTSLIIDDQYLLTGDILFIESIGRPDLAGKAEDWVGDLRETLYKRYKELSNDLVVLPAHFSFAKELGKGGKVSARLGDLYQKNSGLQVDDEGEFRKMVTDNLPPQPNAYEKIRHTNMGKVNPDEEERREMEIGPNRCAVHG is encoded by the coding sequence ATGACTGTAAAAACGATCACAACTGGTGAGCTAGCAAAGAAAGTTGTCAATCATGAAGAGACCTTGATATTAGATGTTCGGAATACGGATGAATTTGATGATTGGAAAATTGAAGGCGGTCAAGTCAAGGTTATTAACGAACCCTACTTTAATTTGCTCGATGGGATTGAATCTGTAGAAGGGGACTTGCAAAAAGACCAAGAAGTGATCGTCGTATGTGCGAAAGGCGGGTCTTCCCAAATGGTTGGCGAATTACTTGAGGAAGCTGGCTATTCTGATGTTTATTCCCTAGAAGGTGGTATGAAAGCCTGGAGTGAACACTTAGAGCCAACAAAAGTCGCTGATTTAAACGGCGGGGGAAGCCTTTATCAATTTGTCCGTCTTGGAAAAGGTTGTCTCTCCTATTTCATTGAATCTGATGGAGAAGCTGCGGTTATAGATGCCAATCGAATGACGGATATCTATGAAACCTTTGCAAAGGAAAAAGGTGTGAACATTAAGCATCTGATCGATACCCATTTACATGCGGATCATATTTCTGGTGGACGTCAATTAGCGGAAAACGTTAAAGGTACCTATTATTTACCTCCTAAAGATGCAACAGATGTTACGTTTGACCATACAGCTCTTCAAGAAGGCAGAGATATCGTTGTAGGAAATACGACGGTAAAAGTACAACCGGTTTATTCACCGGGTCACACCCTGGGAAGTACGTCCCTCATCATTGATGACCAATACCTTCTTACAGGAGATATCCTGTTCATTGAGTCCATTGGTCGTCCTGATCTAGCAGGAAAGGCAGAAGATTGGGTTGGAGATCTGCGTGAAACATTATATAAACGATACAAAGAACTCTCTAATGATTTGGTAGTGCTCCCTGCTCACTTTTCCTTTGCCAAAGAACTTGGCAAAGGTGGTAAAGTGTCTGCCCGTTTGGGAGATCTTTATCAGAAAAATTCGGGTCTTCAAGTCGATGATGAAGGTGAGTTCAGGAAAATGGTGACGGATAACCTTCCGCCACAGCCAAATGCGTATGAAAAGATTCGCCATACCAACATGGGGAAAGTAAATCCGGATGAAGAAGAACGTAGGGAAATGGAAATTGGACCCAACCGTTGTGCGGTTCACGGGTAA
- a CDS encoding sulfurtransferase TusA family protein, with product MEAVKTLDATGLACPMPIVKTKKAIQELNSGDVLEIHATDQGAKSDLAAWAKSGGHELLKDTEEDGVLKFWIQKG from the coding sequence ATGGAAGCAGTAAAAACATTAGATGCAACAGGCTTGGCTTGCCCAATGCCAATCGTCAAAACAAAAAAAGCTATTCAGGAATTAAACTCAGGGGACGTATTAGAAATTCATGCAACGGATCAAGGAGCTAAAAGTGATCTAGCGGCATGGGCAAAATCAGGTGGCCATGAATTATTAAAAGATACAGAGGAAGATGGCGTACTGAAATTTTGGATTCAAAAAGGCTAA
- a CDS encoding sulfite exporter TauE/SafE family protein — MELTFILTIFLIGFTGSLLSGMLGIGGAIINYPMLLYIPILFGFEGLSAYEVSGVVAVQVFFATLSGVWVYRKGGYLNRSLIVTMGISILVGSLIGGFGSRLLTEEGINLVYGLLAILASVMMFVPKKGIDKANHEELHYNKFVAAVLTFAVGIGAGIVGAGGAFLLVPIMLVLLKIPTRITIATSLAVTFISSIGATTGKIATGQVPFLPALVMVAASLIASPLGATLGKKINSKYLQGILALLIFATTIKIWFDILY; from the coding sequence ATGGAACTAACGTTTATTTTAACGATATTTCTCATTGGCTTTACAGGATCCTTATTGTCCGGCATGCTGGGCATCGGTGGTGCCATTATCAATTACCCCATGTTACTCTATATTCCGATCTTGTTTGGATTTGAGGGATTAAGCGCTTACGAAGTATCCGGTGTTGTGGCTGTGCAAGTGTTTTTTGCGACATTATCTGGTGTTTGGGTCTACCGAAAAGGCGGATATTTAAACAGGAGTTTAATTGTAACCATGGGGATCAGCATATTAGTTGGAAGTTTGATCGGGGGATTTGGATCACGACTCTTAACAGAGGAAGGTATCAACCTTGTATATGGGCTATTGGCGATCCTCGCTAGTGTGATGATGTTCGTCCCCAAAAAAGGCATAGATAAAGCCAATCATGAAGAGCTTCATTATAACAAGTTCGTCGCGGCTGTTTTAACCTTTGCTGTTGGAATTGGGGCAGGCATTGTCGGTGCAGGAGGGGCTTTTCTCCTTGTTCCTATCATGTTAGTCCTATTAAAAATCCCAACCAGAATAACCATTGCGACTTCATTAGCTGTAACGTTTATTTCATCTATCGGTGCCACAACAGGGAAAATAGCGACAGGGCAAGTTCCGTTCCTTCCAGCCCTTGTTATGGTGGCAGCTAGTTTAATTGCCTCACCGTTAGGAGCAACTTTAGGTAAAAAAATCAATAGCAAGTATTTGCAAGGTATATTGGCATTATTAATTTTTGCTACAACCATTAAAATTTGGTTTGATATCCTATATTAA
- a CDS encoding class I SAM-dependent methyltransferase, producing MGGHRFNPEKADKLLSEDRQQQLPYKQIMDMLELNKHDTLADLGAGNGYFTIPMAEHTKEPVYAVDIEPKMIEMLKNRASEAQVNNIEYLVSDLEHIPIDSQSVDKVMVSLVIHEVPSIENALTEIRRILKPGGLVLFIEWEAIEADDGPPIHEKIPSEELSEALQTQGFDTTIFQLYSSHYAIKAK from the coding sequence GTGGGAGGACACCGATTTAATCCTGAAAAGGCTGATAAATTGTTAAGCGAGGACAGACAACAGCAATTACCTTATAAACAGATCATGGATATGCTGGAGTTAAATAAACATGATACTTTAGCCGATTTAGGTGCTGGAAATGGTTATTTCACTATACCTATGGCCGAGCATACGAAAGAACCTGTCTATGCCGTGGATATTGAGCCTAAAATGATTGAGATGTTAAAGAATAGGGCATCAGAAGCCCAGGTTAACAATATTGAGTATCTCGTTAGTGATTTAGAACATATCCCAATTGACTCACAATCGGTTGATAAAGTGATGGTCTCCTTGGTTATTCATGAAGTTCCGAGTATTGAGAATGCTTTAACTGAAATTAGGCGAATTTTAAAACCGGGGGGACTCGTTTTGTTTATCGAGTGGGAAGCAATTGAAGCAGACGATGGTCCACCAATCCATGAAAAAATTCCTTCAGAGGAATTGTCTGAGGCCTTACAAACTCAGGGTTTCGACACAACAATCTTTCAACTTTATTCAAGTCATTATGCCATTAAGGCAAAATGA
- a CDS encoding DUF302 domain-containing protein codes for MFHYTVEANQTVDESVKVLEEVLREEKFGVLWDFDIKDTLKRKGFDYNQNYRVLEVCNPEAAKEVLTQNFMVGYFLPCKIVVYEEQGKTKIGMPKPTTLVELTGDESLKTFAEDIESKLVACMDKAANN; via the coding sequence ATGTTTCATTATACAGTTGAAGCCAATCAAACAGTTGATGAATCAGTAAAGGTATTGGAAGAGGTGCTTAGAGAGGAAAAGTTTGGCGTTCTTTGGGATTTTGATATCAAAGATACTTTGAAGAGAAAGGGATTCGATTACAATCAGAACTATAGAGTTCTTGAAGTTTGTAATCCAGAGGCGGCAAAAGAAGTTTTAACACAAAACTTTATGGTCGGTTACTTTCTTCCTTGTAAGATTGTTGTGTATGAAGAGCAAGGAAAAACAAAAATTGGGATGCCTAAGCCAACAACACTCGTTGAGCTAACGGGAGATGAATCGTTAAAAACTTTTGCAGAAGATATTGAGTCTAAGCTTGTTGCATGTATGGACAAAGCCGCCAATAATTAA
- a CDS encoding cytochrome c biogenesis CcdA family protein, producing the protein MDAAADITIWLALGAGILSFLSPCTLPIFPAYLSYITGMSVKEIQHQNEWKIRSKLLLHAAFFLLGVSMIFISLGVGVSFLGQWIQGLLSGESGLFLQRIAGLFIIIMGLFVAGWLQVTSFMKEKRYHFSKKPVGYLGTIFVGMGFAAGWTPCIGPIFASILVVAASNPTQGALYTIMYVIGFSIPFLILTFFLGSTKWIVRYSQKIMKVGGAVMIVMGVLLFTGQMARLSNLLLRLVQDSWFSNLG; encoded by the coding sequence ATGGATGCTGCAGCTGATATTACGATATGGCTTGCCTTAGGTGCGGGTATTCTGTCTTTCCTCTCCCCATGTACTTTGCCTATTTTCCCAGCGTACCTATCTTACATTACGGGGATGAGTGTGAAGGAAATTCAGCATCAAAATGAATGGAAGATACGCAGCAAATTGTTGTTGCATGCTGCTTTCTTCTTGCTTGGTGTTTCGATGATTTTTATTAGCCTGGGTGTAGGTGTCTCCTTTTTGGGGCAATGGATCCAAGGACTGTTATCAGGTGAATCTGGATTATTCCTCCAACGGATTGCTGGTCTTTTTATTATCATTATGGGACTTTTCGTTGCAGGGTGGCTCCAAGTGACATCGTTTATGAAGGAAAAACGTTACCACTTTTCTAAAAAGCCAGTTGGGTATTTAGGGACTATCTTCGTTGGAATGGGTTTTGCAGCAGGGTGGACACCTTGTATTGGTCCGATCTTTGCATCAATTTTAGTTGTAGCTGCCAGTAACCCAACACAAGGAGCCTTGTACACAATCATGTATGTCATCGGTTTTTCGATTCCGTTTTTGATACTTACCTTTTTCCTTGGATCCACAAAATGGATTGTACGATATAGCCAAAAAATTATGAAAGTAGGGGGAGCCGTTATGATTGTTATGGGTGTACTTCTATTTACAGGGCAAATGGCTCGCTTATCTAACCTTTTATTGCGGCTGGTACAAGATAGTTGGTTCTCTAACTTAGGATAA
- a CDS encoding TlpA disulfide reductase family protein encodes MKKTLIIIVMIGMFGWAVYDLAFQADSISNPNTNEEMVQEEPDSSNDKVNNTSGTEASVGLNIGDIAPDFKLQTLKGENVKLSDYRGKRVMVNFWATWCPPCRAEMPDMEKFYQNKDVVILAVNLTQTEGNLQEVKDFVNEYRLSFPVLLDNESKVAMNYEIRPIPTSFMIDSNGIIQHKALGALNYERMVQEFKKMK; translated from the coding sequence ATGAAAAAGACGTTAATTATCATTGTTATGATTGGAATGTTTGGATGGGCAGTGTATGATCTTGCTTTTCAAGCGGATTCTATATCAAATCCAAATACAAATGAAGAAATGGTACAAGAGGAACCTGACTCTTCTAATGATAAGGTGAACAACACTTCCGGTACAGAAGCTTCCGTTGGCCTAAACATAGGTGATATCGCTCCCGACTTCAAGCTTCAGACGTTAAAAGGTGAGAACGTAAAATTATCAGATTACCGCGGAAAACGAGTAATGGTGAATTTTTGGGCTACTTGGTGCCCTCCATGTCGAGCTGAAATGCCGGATATGGAAAAATTCTATCAAAATAAGGACGTGGTAATTTTAGCTGTTAATTTGACTCAGACAGAGGGCAATTTGCAGGAGGTGAAAGACTTTGTGAATGAGTATAGGTTATCGTTTCCTGTATTATTAGATAATGAAAGCAAAGTGGCTATGAATTATGAAATACGCCCGATCCCAACTTCTTTTATGATTGATTCAAATGGAATCATTCAACACAAAGCCCTGGGTGCGTTAAATTACGAACGTATGGTTCAAGAGTTCAAAAAGATGAAATGA
- a CDS encoding response regulator transcription factor codes for MKQTILVVEDDPLIRELVSIYLKKADYEVIEASDGEEAKKVFLTYHPCLIILDLMLPKLSGEALCKWVREQEQNEVSIIMVSAKTRTNDKISGLKLGADDYLTKPFDPEELVAHVEAVLRRTGQFCQKIVYEGLCIKPRKGEALLYDKPLSLTKHEFNLLYHFMENPNVVLSREALIHQLYPLADKTILDRTIDAHIKKLRVKIEDNPALPKRICTVRGMGYKFVQ; via the coding sequence ATGAAACAAACCATATTAGTTGTAGAAGATGATCCATTAATCCGTGAACTTGTTAGTATTTACTTAAAAAAAGCCGATTATGAGGTAATAGAGGCTTCTGATGGGGAAGAAGCAAAGAAGGTCTTTTTAACTTACCATCCATGTTTAATAATTCTCGATTTAATGCTGCCTAAACTGAGTGGGGAAGCATTGTGTAAATGGGTTCGGGAACAGGAACAAAATGAAGTGTCGATTATCATGGTCTCTGCTAAAACACGTACAAATGATAAAATTAGTGGATTAAAATTAGGTGCGGATGATTATTTAACAAAGCCGTTTGATCCAGAAGAACTTGTCGCACACGTTGAAGCAGTTCTGCGGAGAACGGGACAGTTTTGCCAAAAGATTGTCTATGAAGGCCTATGCATAAAGCCGCGAAAAGGAGAAGCTCTACTTTACGATAAGCCACTTAGTTTGACCAAACATGAATTCAATCTTCTTTATCATTTTATGGAAAATCCAAATGTGGTTCTTTCGAGAGAAGCATTAATTCATCAACTATACCCCTTAGCTGATAAAACGATTTTGGATCGTACCATTGATGCACACATTAAAAAGCTTCGGGTAAAAATCGAGGATAATCCTGCATTACCAAAACGTATTTGTACTGTTCGAGGAATGGGGTATAAGTTTGTTCAATAA
- a CDS encoding sensor histidine kinase: protein MFNKISWLPKRFLWRLTLLNIAVVSAFIVLSSWAIYNTACFLVDGMAFMNVDKQAQFNSTLFHYLWVFSLTAIVVGSMIHFYLTKKLIHPLRELIESTKSMKRGHYPAPIESNSKDETGELIGHFNGLVRQLQNNHQHRQKLVSDLSHEFRTPLSNLKGYLGALKNGVIEGDQHLYQSLYEESQRLTNMLEQLEQLKEWDYVSHQSFSAKEAVHMALLIDQSVEMFRWPLEKVGVSVDVQADHGKVNVYNEGIQQVISNLLDNAIRYYQGSGPIVIKGKLQESEYKVSVAGPGQPIPTEKQNKIFERFYRVDSSRNRETGGTGLGLAITKEIVEHHNGRVGVSSRGDHHTFWFILPLC from the coding sequence TTGTTCAATAAAATATCATGGCTTCCAAAACGATTTTTATGGCGTCTAACCCTATTAAATATAGCTGTTGTTTCTGCTTTTATCGTTCTTAGTAGTTGGGCTATTTATAACACGGCTTGTTTTTTAGTCGATGGAATGGCATTTATGAATGTCGATAAACAGGCCCAATTTAATTCAACTCTCTTTCATTACTTATGGGTTTTCAGCCTTACGGCGATTGTTGTTGGTAGTATGATCCATTTTTACTTAACAAAAAAACTGATACATCCGTTAAGGGAGTTGATTGAGTCCACTAAAAGTATGAAACGAGGCCATTACCCAGCTCCTATTGAAAGTAACTCCAAGGACGAAACAGGGGAATTAATAGGACACTTTAATGGGTTAGTCAGGCAATTACAAAACAATCACCAACATCGACAAAAGCTAGTATCTGACTTATCGCATGAATTCCGTACGCCCTTATCTAATTTAAAAGGATACCTTGGTGCTTTAAAAAATGGTGTGATTGAAGGTGATCAACACCTGTACCAATCGCTTTATGAAGAATCCCAGCGTCTTACCAACATGCTTGAACAGCTGGAGCAATTAAAGGAATGGGATTATGTCTCACACCAATCTTTTTCCGCAAAGGAAGCTGTGCATATGGCTTTATTAATTGATCAGTCCGTAGAGATGTTTCGATGGCCTCTAGAGAAAGTAGGGGTTTCAGTAGATGTTCAAGCAGATCATGGGAAGGTGAATGTCTATAATGAAGGGATCCAGCAGGTTATCAGTAATTTGCTCGACAATGCCATTCGTTACTACCAAGGTTCTGGCCCAATTGTGATCAAGGGTAAATTACAGGAGTCCGAATACAAGGTTTCCGTTGCGGGTCCGGGTCAACCTATACCGACAGAAAAACAGAACAAAATATTTGAGCGATTTTATCGAGTGGATTCCTCTCGTAACCGCGAAACAGGAGGGACAGGGTTAGGGCTAGCGATAACAAAAGAAATTGTAGAACATCATAATGGAAGGGTTGGCGTCAGTTCAAGAGGTGATCATCATACCTTCTGGTTTATTTTACCTCTTTGTTAA
- a CDS encoding DMT family transporter, protein MKKSRRIGLIMIISGAALWGLSGPMIQWLFHHTELSSINFLVVRLLLAGFFILSYLFFRKKNVFGIWKHPRHWIQLIIFAVFGMLGAQYAFIEAIHVSNAVTAMLFQFFGPVLITIYVAIQIKRLPSLTQFLAIITALTGLYFLITNGSVENVVLSKKAIVFGVLTMLGFTFYTLHPASLINQWGTVVIVGWGMFIGGVVLFLSHQTFSVYSLTETLTMNTFSMMILIIITGTLSFLSYIGSLKYLSPTETSILASIEPLVAAIISVTWLNESFGAYQLLGGICIIVAVIFLTIPKKEDELYAATQKVS, encoded by the coding sequence ATGAAGAAATCCCGTCGTATAGGTCTTATAATGATTATTAGTGGCGCAGCGTTATGGGGACTGTCCGGTCCTATGATTCAATGGCTCTTTCATCATACTGAATTATCATCCATAAACTTTTTGGTCGTTCGATTGTTGTTAGCAGGTTTTTTTATCTTGAGTTACCTATTTTTCCGTAAGAAGAATGTTTTCGGGATTTGGAAGCACCCCCGTCATTGGATCCAACTTATTATTTTTGCTGTTTTTGGCATGCTGGGAGCTCAATATGCCTTCATTGAAGCCATCCACGTAAGCAATGCCGTCACTGCGATGCTGTTTCAATTCTTTGGACCCGTTTTGATCACCATTTACGTCGCCATTCAGATTAAAAGACTGCCGTCTCTTACGCAATTCCTAGCTATCATTACAGCATTAACGGGACTCTACTTTTTGATTACCAATGGATCAGTGGAGAATGTTGTGTTATCAAAAAAAGCCATCGTCTTTGGTGTTCTGACGATGCTTGGTTTTACTTTCTATACACTCCATCCTGCGTCTCTTATCAACCAGTGGGGGACCGTAGTCATTGTCGGCTGGGGCATGTTCATTGGAGGAGTAGTATTATTTTTATCTCACCAAACATTTAGTGTTTACTCCCTAACCGAAACATTAACCATGAACACTTTCTCTATGATGATCTTAATTATTATAACCGGAACTCTTTCATTTCTATCTTATATCGGAAGCTTAAAATACCTATCTCCCACAGAAACCAGCATTTTAGCTAGCATTGAACCTCTGGTGGCCGCAATCATTTCAGTGACCTGGTTAAACGAATCATTCGGAGCCTACCAACTGTTAGGAGGTATTTGCATAATTGTTGCTGTCATTTTCTTAACCATACCGAAGAAAGAGGATGAACTTTATGCAGCGACACAGAAAGTATCCTGA
- a CDS encoding PLP-dependent aminotransferase family protein: protein MLELTPKLNPHGGEPLYEQLYHHIKQEMELGNLTSGTKLPSKRKLSHHLQISQNTIETAYGQLVAEGYIEARPRKGFFVCEMEQNLYEIQRSVQYVEERLYGDRDYTFNFSYTGVDTDSFPFGLYRKLASEVIQNDNKAVLMMGHPQGELELRQTIAKYIYESRGVRCSPSQIIVGSGTQYLMKILFQLLQGSTFAVEDPSYHRKMVTFEKEAKHVEMVPLDGDGMLISHLEENEADVAIVTPSHQFPCGMIMPISRRMQLLNWAEEKEERYIIEDDYDSEFRYKGKPIPALQGLDSNDNVIYMSTFSKALLPSLRISYMVLPKSLAQVYQKDYFFYAQTVSRIDQEILQRFLQEGYWERHIQKMRGVYRKKRDALVSAISTYFPKCAEIIGQDSGLHLLVRANNGMTEHELIEQAAIYSVKVYPVSDYGMNDNKTVLLGFAALSEKKIQNAVQLLSEAWFG from the coding sequence ATGTTGGAATTAACACCGAAGCTTAATCCACATGGTGGAGAACCGTTATATGAACAGTTATATCACCATATTAAACAAGAAATGGAATTGGGAAATTTAACATCTGGGACAAAGCTTCCTTCTAAGCGAAAGCTATCCCATCATCTGCAAATCAGTCAGAATACAATTGAAACTGCTTACGGGCAGCTTGTTGCGGAAGGTTACATAGAAGCACGCCCCCGCAAAGGGTTCTTTGTATGTGAAATGGAACAAAACCTATACGAGATACAGAGAAGCGTTCAGTACGTAGAAGAAAGATTATACGGTGACCGTGATTATACCTTTAATTTTTCTTATACAGGGGTGGATACCGATTCATTTCCATTTGGACTATACCGTAAGTTAGCAAGTGAAGTAATACAAAACGATAATAAAGCTGTATTGATGATGGGGCACCCGCAGGGGGAATTGGAGCTGCGACAAACCATTGCGAAATATATATACGAATCCCGTGGTGTGCGATGTTCTCCAAGTCAAATTATTGTCGGATCCGGAACGCAATATTTAATGAAAATTTTATTTCAGCTGCTGCAAGGAAGTACTTTTGCTGTGGAAGATCCTAGTTATCACCGTAAAATGGTTACGTTCGAAAAGGAAGCAAAGCATGTAGAGATGGTCCCGCTTGATGGAGACGGGATGCTTATCTCACATTTAGAGGAAAACGAGGCGGATGTGGCAATTGTCACACCTTCCCATCAATTTCCATGCGGGATGATTATGCCTATTTCAAGGCGAATGCAGCTGCTAAATTGGGCAGAAGAGAAGGAAGAACGTTATATAATTGAGGACGATTATGATAGTGAATTTCGTTATAAAGGGAAGCCAATTCCGGCATTGCAAGGATTGGACTCAAATGACAATGTGATATATATGAGCACATTTTCCAAAGCGTTACTGCCATCGTTGCGTATAAGTTATATGGTTTTGCCTAAATCGCTTGCTCAAGTGTACCAAAAAGACTATTTCTTTTATGCGCAGACTGTTTCACGAATCGATCAGGAAATTTTACAGAGGTTTTTGCAAGAGGGGTACTGGGAAAGACATATCCAGAAAATGAGGGGCGTCTATCGCAAGAAAAGAGATGCACTTGTTTCAGCGATTTCAACATATTTTCCGAAATGCGCCGAAATCATTGGTCAAGATTCGGGCTTGCATTTATTGGTACGTGCCAACAATGGCATGACAGAGCATGAACTCATTGAACAGGCGGCAATATACAGTGTAAAAGTGTACCCTGTTTCAGATTATGGGATGAATGATAACAAAACAGTACTACTTGGCTTTGCGGCTTTGTCTGAGAAAAAAATACAGAACGCCGTTCAGCTGTTGTCGGAAGCATGGTTTGGTTAA
- a CDS encoding DMT family transporter: MNSKAFLMAFITIMIWGSTFAAIRASLHGGYTPGHLVLIRYLIASGAFLLYALWPSVHFRLPKKEDLINIFILGWIGISIYHLGVTFGEQTISAGTAGMLIGSAPVFTALIAVMVLKERLGFFGWIGLGIGLTGIILITLGSAGPALDISGGAFLVLMAAVATSIFFVFQKPFLKRYRPIELTAYFTWAGTLPFFCFFPGLFQSVQTATMEANLSALYVGIFPAAIAYVTWATALSLGNASSVTSMMYLEPAIAILIAWIWLHEWPSTLSLVGGIIAISGVIIVNGLGRKSRTPIKNTV, from the coding sequence ATGAACTCAAAGGCTTTCTTGATGGCATTCATCACAATTATGATATGGGGGTCGACTTTTGCTGCTATTCGTGCCAGCTTACATGGCGGCTACACTCCAGGACATTTAGTCCTTATACGTTATCTTATAGCGTCAGGAGCTTTTCTCCTTTATGCTCTGTGGCCAAGCGTCCACTTTCGGTTACCGAAAAAGGAAGACCTAATCAATATCTTCATCCTTGGATGGATTGGTATTAGTATCTATCATCTAGGGGTAACGTTTGGTGAACAAACCATTTCAGCCGGAACAGCAGGAATGCTGATTGGTTCAGCTCCAGTCTTTACTGCATTAATTGCTGTCATGGTATTAAAAGAACGTCTGGGCTTTTTTGGGTGGATAGGTCTAGGGATTGGTTTAACGGGGATTATATTAATTACCCTTGGATCCGCAGGTCCAGCCTTAGACATCTCCGGAGGAGCATTTCTAGTATTAATGGCCGCTGTCGCCACATCGATATTTTTTGTATTTCAAAAACCTTTCTTAAAACGTTATCGTCCGATTGAATTGACGGCTTATTTTACATGGGCGGGGACGTTACCATTTTTTTGTTTCTTTCCTGGACTCTTTCAATCCGTTCAAACCGCAACGATGGAAGCCAATCTATCAGCCCTTTATGTCGGCATTTTCCCCGCGGCGATTGCTTATGTCACATGGGCAACTGCTCTTTCGTTAGGTAACGCTAGTTCCGTTACTAGTATGATGTATTTGGAACCAGCGATAGCGATCCTCATTGCATGGATTTGGCTTCATGAGTGGCCCAGTACCCTTTCCCTTGTTGGGGGAATTATTGCAATTTCCGGCGTAATTATCGTTAATGGGTTAGGAAGAAAGTCTCGAACGCCAATAAAGAACACAGTATAA